One region of Juglans microcarpa x Juglans regia isolate MS1-56 chromosome 7S, Jm3101_v1.0, whole genome shotgun sequence genomic DNA includes:
- the LOC121240567 gene encoding uncharacterized protein LOC121240567, with protein MEYPSELKSTSSNRQAIGTSEKPLLPQTCRGRKLQGRLKPEKPILSCHDFQHEITNNPKEFPPKSSENIRKQQSGRMATEEDELVKFMSNLPSYLERGENLKEKALNVGVLDWRSLEKWHYSNKQIPGESSRYWQSCSSTSRSFSTDGSSALSSKHHSRSPAHPRRRRPSLQYHLMASPIEGHSPSHDVKAFGRKFGNFQDLNPAKNNILSGQGKFIRTDQPSCNPVIKPAEYKRKDSGTKINQESGFIGNNQNYEAASCTNLKTKIQDGETKKRVEKLRQTNSIGMDHDVNAKPETAVLILPKDLPQKHHSRMSQSSYSTASLSRKSAEASRRSFTEIFHAELSSIPHSCPLPCEVDNEHSYLKQPCIKSAESVNFLSDTSSPMPWSAKVGISSSRSRNYGEKQTILTPTNRINQPLKGLDVNINKSMDEKVQNSSPFRRFNIGLGKISKSFSSKEGLDTQHMSSTYTLSKSGSKKIGASTYLDMSNNDKLIATGRARSSPLRRLLDPLLKPKAASCHHLVEPLQGESISTDRTAKNSSKQFDSQAVYAAKPKLDTTVQAFLRVAIKNGQPLITFAVSNDSDILAAKVKKLSISRKGDYNLIYTFFKIQEVKKKNGSWINQGGRSKGKGPDYIPNVVAQMKVYDSEFSNLIGQPCMDHFSTREFVLFSVDLKQADHQTCDFQPNNELAAVVVKIPKSTNKTPIRDGCKSNNRNDLLGVGSKECGMGCYYSTGGHVQKLPFNGTRNFVTPTVILPSGVHSLPSKGGPSSLIERWKTGGLCDCGGWDLGCKLRVLSEQNHINNKMDSSKACSITDKIQLFCQDGVQVIQPFFSLAL; from the exons ATGGAATATCCTTCAGAGCTTAAAAGCACCTCAAGCAATCGACAAGCTATAGGAACTTCTGAGAAGCCCTTATTGCCCCAGACATGTCGAGGTAGAAAGCTGCAAGGAAGATTAAAACCTGAAAAGCCTATTCTGTCATGTCATGATTTTCAACATGAAATTACCAACAATCCAAAGGAATTCCCACCTAAATCTTCTGAGAATATCCGAAAACAACAGAGTGGCAGGATGGCAACGGAAGAAGATGAACTAGTGAAGTTCATGTCAAATTTGCCTAGTTATCTGGAGAGAGGAGAGAATCTCAAGGAGAAAGCTTTAAATGTTGGGGTTCTTGACTGGAGGAGTCTTGAAAAATGGCACTATAGTAATAAGCAGATACCTGGTGAGAGTAGCCGCTATTGGCAATCTTGTAGCAGTACATCAAGATCATTTTCAACAGATGGGTCATCTGCTCTTTCTAGCAAACATCACAGTCGCTCTCCTGCTCATCCTAGAAGGCGCCGTCCTTCATTGCAATACCATCTGATGGCATCTCCAATAGAAGGTCATTCTCCAAGTCATGATGTCAAAGCCTTTGGGAGAAAGTTTGGAAATTTTCAAGATCTTAATCCTGCAAAGAATAACATCTTGAGCGGGCAGGGGAAGTTCATCAGAACAGATCAGCCTTCTTGTAATCCGGTAATCAAGCCAGCAGAGTACAAGAGAAAGGATTCAGGCACAAAGATTAATCaagaaagtggttttattgGAAATAATCAGAATTATGAGGCGGCGTCATGTACAAACTTGAAGACAAAGATTCAAGATGGTGAAACTAAGAAGAGAGTAGAGAAGTTACGACAAACAAATTCAATTGGTATGGACCATGATGTCAATGCAAAACCTGAAACTGCTGTTCTCATTTTGCCAAAAGATCTCCCCCAAAAACATCATTCTAGAATGTCCCAGTCTTCTTATTCGACAGCATCTTTAAGTCGTAAATCAGCAGAAGCAAGCCGAAGGAGCTTTACAGAGATTTTCCATGCAGAACTTTCTAGCATCCCACACTCGTGCCCACTGCCTTGTGAAGTTGACAATGAACACTCTTACTTAAAGCAGCCCTGCATTAAATCTGCGGAGAGTGTCAACTTTTTATCTGATACATCTAGCCCAATGCCATGGTCAGCTAAAGTAGGAATCAGTTCATCCAGATCCAGGAATTATGGAGAGAAACAAACAATCTTAACACCCACCAATAGAATAAACCAACCTTTGAAAGGGTTGGATGTGAACATAAACAAATCTATGGACGAAAAGGTACAAAACTCTTCACCTTTCCGGCGGTTTAACATTGGTTTGGGCAAGATAAGTAAAAGTTTCAGCTCCAAAGAGGGTTTAGATACGCAGCATATGAGCTCAACATATACTTTATCCAAATCTGGTTCAAAGAAAATTGGGGCTTCTACTTACTTGGATATGTCGAACAATGATAAACTCATTGCTACAGGCAGAGCCAGGTCCAGCCCTCTGAGAAGATTACTCGACCCATTACTGAAGCCAAAGGCAGCCAGCTGCCATCACCTTGTGGAGCCATTACAGGGAGAATCAATATCAACGGATAGAACTGCTAAAAATTCCAGCAAACAATTTGATTCCCAAGCCGTGTATGCTGCCAAACCAAAATTAGATACAACTGTTCAAGCTTTTCTGCGAGTAGCAATTAAAAATGGCCAGCCTCTGATCACATTTGCAGTTAGCAATGACAGTGATATTCTTGCAGCCAAGGTGAAGAAGTTAAGTATCTCAAGAAAAGGCGACTACAACTTGATTTATACCTTCTTCAAGATTCAAGAAGTCAAGAAGAAGAACGGGAGTTGGATAAATCAAGGAGGCAGAAGCAAAGGAAAAGGTCCTGATTACATTCCTAATGTCGTTGCACAAATGAAGGTCTATGATTCAGAGTTTTCCAATTTGATTGGACAGCCTTGTATGGATCATTTCAGTACGAGagaatttgttcttttttctgtAGACCTAAAACAGGCAGATCATCAAACCTGTGACTTCCAGCCAAATAACGAGCTTGCAGCTGTTGTTGTCAAAATTCCAAAAAGTACCAATAAAACTCCAATCAGAGATGGGTGTAAAAGCAATAACCGCAATGACTTGTTAGGGGTTGGTTCAAAAGAGTGTGGGATGGGATGTTATTACAGCACTGGGGGACATGTCCAGAAGCTGCCTTTCAATGGTACTAGGAACTTTGTTACCCCAACAGTCATACTTCCAAGCGGTGTGCATAGTCTACCAAGCAAGGGAGGACCTTCATCGCTGATCGAACGCTGGAAAACAGGGGGATTATGTGACTGTGGAGGGTGGGATTTGGGTTGCAAACTTCGGGTTCTTTCTGAACAGAATCATATCAATAACAAAATGGATTCATCCAAAGCTTGTTCCATAACAGATAAAATTCAACTATTCTGTCAG GATGGTGTTCAAGTAATCCAGCCTTTCTTCAGTTTGGCCCTTTGA
- the LOC121240763 gene encoding cation/H(+) antiporter 4-like — translation MSSFSLPVLEMQLVLIFAITQASYRIFRPMGVPPFASQLITGMILSPSFLGRFTIFKDLFTIRSQEIIGILAGFGHVLFLILSAVKMDIGNIKRLGKKALFTGIASLMAPMLIGSYLLQAKLAKSWLNGEELLNLSFLLAIHSLTSFPVVIYLLEHLKMLNSELGQFGLSASLVSDFSSLTLMILGTLAKLAKVKGSMYAIKEAGSIILFLLVVVFAFRPAMFWIVRQTPEGKPVKNIYIYIIMVVMLFSGLFTLSHGMSIFLGPYLVGLAIPYGLPLGPVMIKKLNSFTHNVFHPLFVTTCAMRTDLRLLNFNGRPMIYNAILVSATFLAKMLGSFVLSLYYSKMPFNDALVIALIMSFKGAVHLGFYTFFGFYPTVTLRDQSLSFECVVLLLNVIILPILVKFLYDPSRKYACYQKRNILGCRSNQELRVLVCIRRSTNLSAVIRLLGAASSSPARPRLAIYVLHLIKLAEEASRPVFISHQKQKKIPFRNSYSEIVIKAFSHFKRDIQGTAVSVKFFTVVRPSKVMAEGICSLALDKLASFIILPFHRKWSVDGCVASEDSTIQTLNRNVLEHAPCSVGILVDRGDDYNLGRSSTLMLSSDSSTYSVAMIFLGGNDDREALSFAKRMSNKYSKISLTVIHLVSPGSNELDVTNYLENVLDSLALKDVILNNGDDEYVRYLEEIVQDGPQMTSTVCSMVDEYDLIIVGRRHKMESPQTSGLAELSKFPELGIIGDLLASSDLNTRTSVLVVQQQKKSI, via the exons ATGTCGTCGTTTTCATTGCCAGTGCTTGAGATGCAGTTGGTTCTTATATTCGCCATCACACAGGCCTCCTATCGCATTTTTAGGCCTATGGGAGTCCCTCCGTTTGCTTCACAACTAATT ACGGGCATGATCCTCAGTCCATCCTTCCTTGGTCGCTTCACAATATTCAAGGACTTGTTTACCATTAGAAGTCAAGAAATAATTGGTATTCTGGCTGGCTTTGGCCATGTGCTCTTTCTGATTCTGAGTGCGGTGAAAATGGATATCGGAAACATTAAGAGATTGGGAAAGAAAGCTTTGTTTACAGGTATTGCCTCCTTAATGGCACCTATGCTAATCGGCTCATATTTACTCCAAGCAAAACTTGCAAAATCTTGGCTAAACGGTGAAGAACTTCTGAACTTGTCTTTTCTATTGGCAATACATTCTCTAACCTCGTTTCCGGTCGTTATCTACCTTCTTGAGCACCTAAAGATGCTCAATTCTGAGCTGGGACAATTTGGCCTGTCGGCATCATTGGTTAGTGATTTTAGTAGCCTGACTCTCATGATTCTTGGCACACTTGCTAAACTTGCTAAGGTGAAAGGTTCTATGTACGCTATTAAAGAAGCTGGATCAATCATTCTGTTCCTTTTGGTTGTTGTATTTGCATTCCGACCCGCAATGTTCTGGATAGTGAGACAGACACCAGAAGGGAAGcctgtaaaaaatatatatatttacatcatCATGGTTGTAATGCTCTTTTCTGGGTTGTTTACTTTATCGCATGGCATGTCTATTTTCCTGGGACCATATCTTGTCGGATTGGCGATACCATATGGGCTGCCTTTAGGACCCGTTATGATCAAGAAGCTCAACTCCTTCACTCATAATGTGTTTCATCCACTCTTTGTTACAACATGTGCGATGAGGACAGATTTGCGTTTACTCAATTTCAATGGCAGACCCATGATATATAACGCAATCCTCGTTTCTGCCACCTTTTTGGCCAAAATGCTGGGGTCTTTCGTTCTTTCCTTGTACTACTCCAAAATGCCCTTCAATGATGCTTTAGTAATCGCTCTAATTATGAGTTTCAAAGGCGCCGTCCACCTGGGCTTCTATACATTCTTCGGATTTTACCCG ACGGTGACCTTAAGAGACCAATCTCTCTCTTTCGAATGTGTTGTCTTGCTATTGAATGTGATTATTTTGCCAATTCTGGTGAAATTCTTATACGATCCTTCAAGGAAATATGCTTGTTATCAGAAAAGGAACATTTTGGGTTGTCGAAGCAACCAAGAACTCCGAGTCCTTGTGTGCATACGCCGGTCCACTAACCTTAGTGCTGTAATCAGACTGCTAGGAGCTGCATCCTCGTCTCCGGCAAGGCCCCGCCTTGCCATTTATGTGCTTCACCTTATTAAACTGGCTGAGGAAGCCTCTCGGCCTGTTTTTATTTCTCATCAAAAGCAGAAAAAGATTCCGTTCAGAAATTCCTATTCAGAGATTGTCATCAAAGCTTTCAGTCACTTCAAACGAGACATTCAGGGTACTGCAGTTTCAGTAAAATTCTTCACAGTAGTCCGTCCATCCAAGGTCATGGCTGAGGGCATCTGCTCCCTTGCACTGGATAAACTCGCATCCTTCATCATACTCCCATTCCACCGAAAATGGTCTGTTGATGGGTGTGTTGCATCCGAGGATAGTACTATCCAGACCTTGAATCGCAATGTCCTCGAGCATGCTCCTTGCTCCGTAGGGATCCTTGTTGACCGTGGAGATGATTATAATTTGGGTCGTTCGTCGACATTAATGCTTTCATCAGATTCATCTACTTACTCTGTTGCCATGATCTTCTTAGGAGGAAACGATGATCGAGAAGCATTGTCTTTTGCTAAACGCATGTCCAACAAGTACTCGAAAATCTCCCTGACTGTGATTCATCTTGTTTCTCCTGGCAGTAATGAATTAGATGTTACCAACTACCTGGAAAACGTGCTCGACTCTTTGGCATTGAAAGATGTTATTCTCAACAATGGGGATGATGAATACGTGAGATACTTGGAGGAGATAGTGCAGGATGGACCTCAAATGACATCGACGGTTTGTTCTATGGTGGATGAGTATGACCTTATTATAGTTGGTAGACGGCATAAGATGGAGTCCCCTCAAACATCAGGGCTTGCAGAATTGAGTAAATTTCCAGAGCTAGGAATTATTGGAGACTTGCTCGCCTCCTCAGATCTCAACACTAGAACTTCTGTTCTTGTGGTGCAACAACAAAAGAAGAGCATCTAA
- the LOC121240569 gene encoding copper transporter 6-like, with translation MKTQKITFFWGNYTEVIFSGWPGQSFSSYILALVLVFVLGFAVEWLSHTKIIKSSCTTDKITAGLLQTGMHGIRVGMAYLAMLAVMSMNVGVLLAAIAGYTVGFLIFGSTCVLVINYNAKMSSTSMQLPFHDDPDLPPFNC, from the coding sequence ATGAAAACCcagaaaattacatttttctgGGGCAATTACACTGAAGTGATCTTCTCAGGTTGGCCAGGACAAAGCTTCAGCTCCTACATATTAGCCTTGGTTTTAGTCTTTGTGCTTGGTTTTGCAGTAGAATGGCTTTCGCACACGAAGATCATTAAATCCAGCTGCACCACAGATAAGATCACGGCGGGACTTCTGCAAACAGGCATGCATGGGATTCGGGTGGGAATGGCGTATTTGGCAATGCTGGCTGTCATGTCAATGAATGTTGGGGTGCTGCTTGCTGCGATTGCAGGATATACAGTAGGGTTCTTGATCTTTGGCAGTACTTGTGTTCTTGTGATCAATTATAATGCTAAGATGTCGTCAACTTCGATGCAGCTGCCTTTCCATGATGATCCCGATCTTCCTCCTTTCAATtgctga
- the LOC121240570 gene encoding copper transporter 1-like — MDGMDHGAHDTHGMDGMAPSSSPTNTTPMGMMDGHHEMAMMHMTFFWSKNAYILFSGWPGTSTGMYALALIFIFVLCIIVEWLSRYPLIKTGPKHVTAGLLQTLLHGLKVGLGFMVMLAVMSFNVGVFLVAVAGHSVGFLLFHSRVFKDSDTGKRGDVLPSSC; from the coding sequence ATGGATGGTATGGATCATGGAGCTCATGATACGCACGGCATGGATGGGATGGCACCATCATCATCACCGACGAATACCACCCCCATGGGGATGATGGACGGCCATCATGAGATGGCCATGATGCACATGACCTTCTTCTGGAGCAAAAACGCCTACATACTCTTCTCCGGGTGGCCCGGCACAAGCACAGGCATGTATGCGTTGGCCTTGATATTTATCTTTGTCCTCTGCATCATCGTCGAGTGGCTGTCTCGTTACCCACTGATCAAAACCGGGCCAAAGCATGTGACGGCCGGTCTGCTGCAGACACTGTTGCATGGCTTAAAGGTGGGGTTGGGTTTCATGGTTATGCTGGCAGTGATGTCTTTCAACGTTGGTGTGTTTTTGGTTGCTGTTGCTGGGCATAGTGTGGGGTTCTTATTGTTTCACAGTAGGGTTTTCAAGGACTCTGATACTGGAAAGCGCGGTGATGTTCTTCCCTCAAGCTGTTGA